The genomic window CCTCAGCGGCGGTCGGGTGAACCTCGGTGTCGGATTCGGTTGGAATACCGATGAATTGGCCGACCACGGAGTTCCCTCGGCTCGTCGAAGGACGATGCTGCGGGAGTATCTGGAGGCGATGCGGAGTCTGTGGCGCGACGAGGAGGCGCAGTACGAGGGCGAGTTCGTGAACTTCGGTGCCAGCTGGGCTTGGCCCAAACCCGCTCAGGGTGCAGGCGTTCCCGTTCTCGTCGGCGCGGCGGGAACGGAGAAGAACTTCGCGTGGATCGTCCGGTCGGCAGATGGGTGGATCTCGACTCCCGGCGAAAGCGATATCGAGGCCAGAGTCGTGAAGCTGCAGCAACTCTGGCGAGAAGCAGGCCGAGCCGGAGAACCAGAGATCGTAGTGTTGGACTTCAAGCCGAACGCCGCAAGGCTGGACCGGTGGCGTGAGCTCGGCGTGTCCGAAGTGGTCTACGGGATGCCGGACAAATCCGAGGCCGAGGTGCTCGCGTATCTCGACCGACTGGCGGGGAAGCTGTTCACACCCGCTGTGACCGGCCACAGTAGCGCGTAAGACCCAGGCAGGGCATCGTGTGAACCATGACGTTGTCACCACTGGTTCTCGGTCCGCTCGTGCGCTATGTCGGCGCGCACGACGCAACCTTCTGGTTCGAATTCGACACCCCGGGGACCGTGCGTGTGACCACCGATGCCGGGGTGCACGGTGAGGCTCCGACGTGGGGGATACACGGACATCACTACGCGCTCGTCGCCCTG from Rhodococcus sp. P1Y includes these protein-coding regions:
- a CDS encoding LLM class F420-dependent oxidoreductase, translating into MRFGLVLFTSDRGITPAAAAAAGEKLGFASFYVPEHTHIPVKREAAHPMTGDASLPDDRYARTLDPWVSLSMAAAVTSTIRLGTAVAIPVEHDPITLAKSIASLDHLSGGRVNLGVGFGWNTDELADHGVPSARRRTMLREYLEAMRSLWRDEEAQYEGEFVNFGASWAWPKPAQGAGVPVLVGAAGTEKNFAWIVRSADGWISTPGESDIEARVVKLQQLWREAGRAGEPEIVVLDFKPNAARLDRWRELGVSEVVYGMPDKSEAEVLAYLDRLAGKLFTPAVTGHSSA